The following are encoded in a window of Oncorhynchus mykiss isolate Arlee chromosome 11, USDA_OmykA_1.1, whole genome shotgun sequence genomic DNA:
- the LOC110535681 gene encoding MAP kinase-activated protein kinase 5 isoform X3, with protein MSEDNNADKFIKETSILEEYNINWTQKLGAGISGPVRVCVKKSTQERLALKILIDRPKARNEVRLHMMCATHPNIVQIMEVYANSVQFPHESIPRARLLIVMEMMEGGELFHRISQHRHFTEKMASQVTKQIGQALEHCHSLNIAHRDLKPENLLFKDNSLDAPVKLCDFGFAKIDQGDLMTPQFTPYYVAPQVLEAQRRHQKEKSGIIPTSPTPYTYNKSCDLWSMGVIIYVMLCGYPPFYSKHHSRTIPKDMRKKIMTASFDFPEDEWSQISEMAKDIVRKLLKVKPEERLTIEGVLEHPWLNCTEALDNVLPSAQMMMDKAMVAGIQQAHAEQLANMRIQDLNISLKPLNSVNNPILRKRKLLGSKQRDGFFIHDPENGGEDANVALEKLRDVIAQCILPQAGENEDEKLNEVMHDAWRFNRDCKLLRDGLQGLSWDGPLSLMCGGEVVFYSADRDKRFRNPFCIK; from the exons gAGACCTCCATATTGGAAGAGTACAACATTAACTGGACACAGAAGCTCGGGGCAGGGATCAGTGGACCTGTTAG AGTTTGTGTGAAGAAGTCGACTCAGGAACGATTGGCCCTGAAAATCCTAATTGATCGTCCCAAGGCCCGAAATGAG GTGCGGCTCCACATGATGTGTGCTACACACCCCAACATTGTGCAGATTATGGAGGTGTACGCCAATAGTGTGCAGTTTCCTCATGAATCCATTCCAAG AGCGAGGTTACTGATCGTCATGGAGATGATGGAGGGAGGCGAGCTGTTCCACAGGATCAGTCAGCACAGACACTTtacagagaagatggctagccaGGTCACCAAACAG ATCGGCCAGGCCCTGGAACACTGTCACTCACTGAATATTGCACATCGAGACCTGAAACCAGAGAACCTGCTCTTCAAGGATAACTCCCTG GATGCACCGGTGAAGTTGTGCGATTTTGGATTTGCAAAGATTGACCAGGGGGACTTGATGACCCCACAGTTCACTCCTTACTACGTTGCACCTCAG GTACTTGAGGCTCAAAGGCGACACCAGAAGGAAAAGTCTGGAATAATACCTACCTCACCCACCCCTTACACCTATAACAAG AGCTGTGACCTGTGGTCCATGGGGGTGATCATCTATGTGATGCTGTGTGGCTACCCTCCCTTCTACTCCAAGCACCACAGCCGCACCATCCCCAAGGATATGCGCAAAAAGATCATGACGGCCAGCTTTGACTTCCCCGAGGACGAGTGGAGCCAGATCTCTGAAATGGCTAAGGACATTGTCCGCAA GCTGCTGAAGGTGAAGCCTGAGGAGAGGCTGACCATTGAGGGTGTACTGGAACACCCCTGGCTCAACTGCACAGAGGCCCTGGACAACGTGCTGCCCTCCGCACAGATGATGATGGACAAG gCAATGGTAGCAGGGATCCAGCAGGCCCATGCTGAACAGCTGGCTAACATGAGAATACAGGACCTCAACATCAGCCTCAAGCCACTCAACTCCGTCAATAACCCCATCCTGAGGAAAAGGAAACTCCTAGG CAGTAAGCAGAGGGATGGCTTCTTCATCCACGATCCAGAGAACGGCGGCGAGGACGCCAATGTGGCCCTGGAGAAACTCAGAGACGTCATCGCTCAGTGTATCCTCCCACAGGCTG GGGAGAATGAGGACGAGAAACTGAATGAGGTGATGCATGATGCGTGGCGTTTCAACCGAGACTGCAAACTACTGCGAGACGGGCTGCAGGGCCTCAGCTGGGATG
- the LOC110535681 gene encoding MAP kinase-activated protein kinase 5 isoform X4, protein MSEDNNADKFIKETSILEEYNINWTQKLGAGISGPVRVCVKKSTQERLALKILIDRPKARNEVRLHMMCATHPNIVQIMEVYANSVQFPHESIPRARLLIVMEMMEGGELFHRISQHRHFTEKMASQVTKQIGQALEHCHSLNIAHRDLKPENLLFKDNSLDAPVKLCDFGFAKIDQGDLMTPQFTPYYVAPQVLEAQRRHQKEKSGIIPTSPTPYTYNKSCDLWSMGVIIYVMLCGYPPFYSKHHSRTIPKDMRKKIMTASFDFPEDEWSQISEMAKDIVRKLLKVKPEERLTIEGVLEHPWLNCTEALDNVLPSAQMMMDKAMVAGIQQAHAEQLANMRIQDLNISLKPLNSVNNPILRKRKLLGSKQRDGFFIHDPENGGEDANVALEKLRDVIAQCILPQAGENEDEKLNEVMHDAWRFNRDCKLLRDGLQGLSWDAR, encoded by the exons gAGACCTCCATATTGGAAGAGTACAACATTAACTGGACACAGAAGCTCGGGGCAGGGATCAGTGGACCTGTTAG AGTTTGTGTGAAGAAGTCGACTCAGGAACGATTGGCCCTGAAAATCCTAATTGATCGTCCCAAGGCCCGAAATGAG GTGCGGCTCCACATGATGTGTGCTACACACCCCAACATTGTGCAGATTATGGAGGTGTACGCCAATAGTGTGCAGTTTCCTCATGAATCCATTCCAAG AGCGAGGTTACTGATCGTCATGGAGATGATGGAGGGAGGCGAGCTGTTCCACAGGATCAGTCAGCACAGACACTTtacagagaagatggctagccaGGTCACCAAACAG ATCGGCCAGGCCCTGGAACACTGTCACTCACTGAATATTGCACATCGAGACCTGAAACCAGAGAACCTGCTCTTCAAGGATAACTCCCTG GATGCACCGGTGAAGTTGTGCGATTTTGGATTTGCAAAGATTGACCAGGGGGACTTGATGACCCCACAGTTCACTCCTTACTACGTTGCACCTCAG GTACTTGAGGCTCAAAGGCGACACCAGAAGGAAAAGTCTGGAATAATACCTACCTCACCCACCCCTTACACCTATAACAAG AGCTGTGACCTGTGGTCCATGGGGGTGATCATCTATGTGATGCTGTGTGGCTACCCTCCCTTCTACTCCAAGCACCACAGCCGCACCATCCCCAAGGATATGCGCAAAAAGATCATGACGGCCAGCTTTGACTTCCCCGAGGACGAGTGGAGCCAGATCTCTGAAATGGCTAAGGACATTGTCCGCAA GCTGCTGAAGGTGAAGCCTGAGGAGAGGCTGACCATTGAGGGTGTACTGGAACACCCCTGGCTCAACTGCACAGAGGCCCTGGACAACGTGCTGCCCTCCGCACAGATGATGATGGACAAG gCAATGGTAGCAGGGATCCAGCAGGCCCATGCTGAACAGCTGGCTAACATGAGAATACAGGACCTCAACATCAGCCTCAAGCCACTCAACTCCGTCAATAACCCCATCCTGAGGAAAAGGAAACTCCTAGG CAGTAAGCAGAGGGATGGCTTCTTCATCCACGATCCAGAGAACGGCGGCGAGGACGCCAATGTGGCCCTGGAGAAACTCAGAGACGTCATCGCTCAGTGTATCCTCCCACAGGCTG GGGAGAATGAGGACGAGAAACTGAATGAGGTGATGCATGATGCGTGGCGTTTCAACCGAGACTGCAAACTACTGCGAGACGGGCTGCAGGGCCTCAGCTGGGATG
- the LOC110535681 gene encoding MAP kinase-activated protein kinase 5 isoform X1, whose product MSEDNNADKFIKETSILEEYNINWTQKLGAGISGPVRVCVKKSTQERLALKILIDRPKARNEVRLHMMCATHPNIVQIMEVYANSVQFPHESIPRARLLIVMEMMEGGELFHRISQHRHFTEKMASQVTKQIGQALEHCHSLNIAHRDLKPENLLFKDNSLDAPVKLCDFGFAKIDQGDLMTPQFTPYYVAPQVLEAQRRHQKEKSGIIPTSPTPYTYNKSCDLWSMGVIIYVMLCGYPPFYSKHHSRTIPKDMRKKIMTASFDFPEDEWSQISEMAKDIVRKLLKVKPEERLTIEGVLEHPWLNCTEALDNVLPSAQMMMDKAMVAGIQQAHAEQLANMRIQDLNISLKPLNSVNNPILRKRKLLGSKQRDGFFIHDPENGGEDANVALEKLRDVIAQCILPQAGENEDEKLNEVMHDAWRFNRDCKLLRDGLQGLSWDGRAFSDKVDRLKLAEIVKQAIEEKTHLQDSQ is encoded by the exons gAGACCTCCATATTGGAAGAGTACAACATTAACTGGACACAGAAGCTCGGGGCAGGGATCAGTGGACCTGTTAG AGTTTGTGTGAAGAAGTCGACTCAGGAACGATTGGCCCTGAAAATCCTAATTGATCGTCCCAAGGCCCGAAATGAG GTGCGGCTCCACATGATGTGTGCTACACACCCCAACATTGTGCAGATTATGGAGGTGTACGCCAATAGTGTGCAGTTTCCTCATGAATCCATTCCAAG AGCGAGGTTACTGATCGTCATGGAGATGATGGAGGGAGGCGAGCTGTTCCACAGGATCAGTCAGCACAGACACTTtacagagaagatggctagccaGGTCACCAAACAG ATCGGCCAGGCCCTGGAACACTGTCACTCACTGAATATTGCACATCGAGACCTGAAACCAGAGAACCTGCTCTTCAAGGATAACTCCCTG GATGCACCGGTGAAGTTGTGCGATTTTGGATTTGCAAAGATTGACCAGGGGGACTTGATGACCCCACAGTTCACTCCTTACTACGTTGCACCTCAG GTACTTGAGGCTCAAAGGCGACACCAGAAGGAAAAGTCTGGAATAATACCTACCTCACCCACCCCTTACACCTATAACAAG AGCTGTGACCTGTGGTCCATGGGGGTGATCATCTATGTGATGCTGTGTGGCTACCCTCCCTTCTACTCCAAGCACCACAGCCGCACCATCCCCAAGGATATGCGCAAAAAGATCATGACGGCCAGCTTTGACTTCCCCGAGGACGAGTGGAGCCAGATCTCTGAAATGGCTAAGGACATTGTCCGCAA GCTGCTGAAGGTGAAGCCTGAGGAGAGGCTGACCATTGAGGGTGTACTGGAACACCCCTGGCTCAACTGCACAGAGGCCCTGGACAACGTGCTGCCCTCCGCACAGATGATGATGGACAAG gCAATGGTAGCAGGGATCCAGCAGGCCCATGCTGAACAGCTGGCTAACATGAGAATACAGGACCTCAACATCAGCCTCAAGCCACTCAACTCCGTCAATAACCCCATCCTGAGGAAAAGGAAACTCCTAGG CAGTAAGCAGAGGGATGGCTTCTTCATCCACGATCCAGAGAACGGCGGCGAGGACGCCAATGTGGCCCTGGAGAAACTCAGAGACGTCATCGCTCAGTGTATCCTCCCACAGGCTG GGGAGAATGAGGACGAGAAACTGAATGAGGTGATGCATGATGCGTGGCGTTTCAACCGAGACTGCAAACTACTGCGAGACGGGCTGCAGGGCCTCAGCTGGGATG GACGGGCCTTCTCTGACAAAGTGGACCGCTTGAAGTTGGCTGAAATAGTGAAACAGGCCATAGAGGAAAAGACACATTTACAAGACTCTCAGTAG
- the LOC110535681 gene encoding MAP kinase-activated protein kinase 5 isoform X2, with amino-acid sequence MSEDNNADKFIKETSILEEYNINWTQKLGAGISGPVRVCVKKSTQERLALKILIDRPKARNEVRLHMMCATHPNIVQIMEVYANSVQFPHESIPRARLLIVMEMMEGGELFHRISQHRHFTEKMASQVTKQIGQALEHCHSLNIAHRDLKPENLLFKDNSLDAPVKLCDFGFAKIDQGDLMTPQFTPYYVAPQVLEAQRRHQKEKSGIIPTSPTPYTYNKSCDLWSMGVIIYVMLCGYPPFYSKHHSRTIPKDMRKKIMTASFDFPEDEWSQISEMAKDIVRKLLKVKPEERLTIEGVLEHPWLNCTEALDNVLPSAQMMMDKAMVAGIQQAHAEQLANMRIQDLNISLKPLNSVNNPILRKRKLLGKQRDGFFIHDPENGGEDANVALEKLRDVIAQCILPQAGENEDEKLNEVMHDAWRFNRDCKLLRDGLQGLSWDGRAFSDKVDRLKLAEIVKQAIEEKTHLQDSQ; translated from the exons gAGACCTCCATATTGGAAGAGTACAACATTAACTGGACACAGAAGCTCGGGGCAGGGATCAGTGGACCTGTTAG AGTTTGTGTGAAGAAGTCGACTCAGGAACGATTGGCCCTGAAAATCCTAATTGATCGTCCCAAGGCCCGAAATGAG GTGCGGCTCCACATGATGTGTGCTACACACCCCAACATTGTGCAGATTATGGAGGTGTACGCCAATAGTGTGCAGTTTCCTCATGAATCCATTCCAAG AGCGAGGTTACTGATCGTCATGGAGATGATGGAGGGAGGCGAGCTGTTCCACAGGATCAGTCAGCACAGACACTTtacagagaagatggctagccaGGTCACCAAACAG ATCGGCCAGGCCCTGGAACACTGTCACTCACTGAATATTGCACATCGAGACCTGAAACCAGAGAACCTGCTCTTCAAGGATAACTCCCTG GATGCACCGGTGAAGTTGTGCGATTTTGGATTTGCAAAGATTGACCAGGGGGACTTGATGACCCCACAGTTCACTCCTTACTACGTTGCACCTCAG GTACTTGAGGCTCAAAGGCGACACCAGAAGGAAAAGTCTGGAATAATACCTACCTCACCCACCCCTTACACCTATAACAAG AGCTGTGACCTGTGGTCCATGGGGGTGATCATCTATGTGATGCTGTGTGGCTACCCTCCCTTCTACTCCAAGCACCACAGCCGCACCATCCCCAAGGATATGCGCAAAAAGATCATGACGGCCAGCTTTGACTTCCCCGAGGACGAGTGGAGCCAGATCTCTGAAATGGCTAAGGACATTGTCCGCAA GCTGCTGAAGGTGAAGCCTGAGGAGAGGCTGACCATTGAGGGTGTACTGGAACACCCCTGGCTCAACTGCACAGAGGCCCTGGACAACGTGCTGCCCTCCGCACAGATGATGATGGACAAG gCAATGGTAGCAGGGATCCAGCAGGCCCATGCTGAACAGCTGGCTAACATGAGAATACAGGACCTCAACATCAGCCTCAAGCCACTCAACTCCGTCAATAACCCCATCCTGAGGAAAAGGAAACTCCTAGG TAAGCAGAGGGATGGCTTCTTCATCCACGATCCAGAGAACGGCGGCGAGGACGCCAATGTGGCCCTGGAGAAACTCAGAGACGTCATCGCTCAGTGTATCCTCCCACAGGCTG GGGAGAATGAGGACGAGAAACTGAATGAGGTGATGCATGATGCGTGGCGTTTCAACCGAGACTGCAAACTACTGCGAGACGGGCTGCAGGGCCTCAGCTGGGATG GACGGGCCTTCTCTGACAAAGTGGACCGCTTGAAGTTGGCTGAAATAGTGAAACAGGCCATAGAGGAAAAGACACATTTACAAGACTCTCAGTAG